A part of Arachis hypogaea cultivar Tifrunner chromosome 12, arahy.Tifrunner.gnm2.J5K5, whole genome shotgun sequence genomic DNA contains:
- the LOC112729459 gene encoding uncharacterized protein: MKTITTFLPLLTIFCIILGNHKTVAFDKNLKGNELINLVCSESQTKDLCLKVLTSDPSCTQASLQDLVLISLKVAAANASGILTECKTLIDDPNFDPAFQQGLADCKETLLDAEGQLEDTIAATLANKEHDAQVWLQAALAAIDTCDASIPGDDDILSQQSRAFRHLCNLAISLSKALDSSSKMKPK; encoded by the coding sequence atgaagaCAATCACAACATTCTTGCCCCTCTTGACCATCTTTTGCATTATCCTAGGAAATCACAAAACTGTTGCATTTGATAAAAACCTCAAAGGGAACGAACTAATCAACCTAGTATGTAGCGAGTCACAAACAAAGGATCTATGTCTTAAGGTACTTACCTCGGACCCATCATGTACTCAAGCAAGCCTACAAGACCTAGTCTTGATATCTCTTAAGGTCGCGGCGGCGAATGCGTCCGGCATCCTAACAGAATGCAAGACGCTTATCGACGACCCAAATTTTGACCCGGCATTCCAACAAGGTCTGGCTGATTGCAAGGAGACCTTGTTGGATGCCGAGGGTCAACTTGAGGACACCATTGCTGCCACATTGGCAAACAAAGAACATGATGCTCAAGTTTGGCTTCAAGCAGCATTGGCAGCCATTGATACTTGTGATGCTTCAATTCCTGGTGATGATGATATTTTGTCCCAACAAAGTAGAGCTTTTCGCCATCTTTGCAACCTTGCCATTTCTCTTAGCAAGGCCTTGGATTCTTCTTCTAAGATGAAgcctaaataa
- the LOC112728565 gene encoding RING-H2 finger protein ATL2, whose translation MDSSEIESNNSKLYAKNGILFLTFTVLLFFLLLLIIFLHTFRHSCFPIRRRNSHRRHHRHRHAVPASNGIHPSLLTSLPTFTHPPSSPSAAGGGDSCAVCMSEFVAGDEGRVLPICRHAFHSQCIDAWLGSHSSCPLCRKPVHPVQDGSVVIEPGLEKWFPEPIWCPKKKPLEMELELEKVQKMKNSSYCINIMAL comes from the coding sequence ATGGATTCATCAGAAATCGAATCCAATAATTCCAAGTTATATGCCAAAAACGGCATCCTCTTCCTTACCTTCACCGTACTccttttcttcctcctcctcctcatcattttCCTCCACACTTTCCGACACTCATGCTTTCCTATCCGCCGCCGTAACAGCCACCGTCGTCACCACCGCCACCGACACGCTGTTCCCGCCAGCAACGGTATCCACCCTTCCCTTCTTACTTCCCTCCCAACCTTCACACACCCACCTTCTTCTCCTTCCGCCGCCGGCGGCGGCGACAGCTGCGCCGTGTGCATGTCGGAGTTCGTCGCCGGCGACGAGGGCCGGGTCCTTCCGATTTGCCGCCACGCTTTTCATTCGCAATGCATAGATGCGTGGTTGGGTTCTCACTCGAGTTGCCCGCTTTGTAGAAAACCGGTTCATCCGGTTCAAGACGGTTCGGTCGTTATTGAACCGGGTCTGGAGAAGTGGTTTCCTGAACCGATTTGGTGCCCGAAGAAGAAACCGTTGGAGATGGAATTGGAATTGGAGAAAGTGCAGAAGATGAAGAATAGTAGTTACTGTATAAATATCATGGCTCTTTAA